A section of the Solitalea canadensis DSM 3403 genome encodes:
- a CDS encoding SusC/RagA family TonB-linked outer membrane protein yields MKRKLPKLSLVLASLSLVWEPGLAQDAMSKSFTSKGVSETASTQVQREPLQTVFKELENYFKVNIIFEDNSIKGQFTFVEMNDLKQLTIDEALAQIVKPLNLVYKKIDDKNFIIKQKGKKVEVFSELSIKSEIVSDSTHLQVKGRILDASTSEPLPGVTIQLKGSSKGAMTDTNGDYAINIPSERSILVFSFLGFKSKEVTVGQSSTINLALEMDSHVLNEVQVVEVGYGTQKKEAVAGSVATISNKQVQQMPSINLSTALTGNTPGLIVRQRNGTPDSKNETSTVLIRTTSASGYPLIVVDGIPRTSATSSNQVGLDNIDPSDVESVTVLKDIASTAVYGARGANGVILITTKRGKESPTKFNFSTAATFSKPTMYPKFVNGYMQALLENERATNSGSAVPYSDADLEIIKNNSNPDRYGQTNWAEQGLKEFSNGQNYNLNVSGGTDKVKYYLAGGLNQQKSILKIDNDFKRYTFISNLDAKIAKNLNVSADINYRSENSNAPYAGYTSLYSSLFNQSPLQPVTFSNGLPAAFLTSASNPIYQAQNGGYRLAENNYFTGRFKAKLIIPFVKGLSAEGLASIDRSNLFGKDFSTPYKLYRADANGNYNPVTGVDSKGNDLKPTLNESITKANYITMNFSLNYARAFGKHNLGGLFLYESTETKTDAMSAGRTNIFSNNSDQLFAGDASITNNGTASESGRVGYVGRLNYSYSGKYYLEGSFRYEASTNFPIDHRWGFFPSVSGAWRISEEGFIKNKLSFLNDLKLRASYGMAGDENGAGFASYLAAYSVSSNATNSNTGANGYIWNNSYTSSVYAGISSINPNFTWAKVRSYNLGLDFDLWKGMLSGVVDVYHKEAYDLLTPMFSTSATAPLSFGATAPKQNEGKNHTNGIELTLTHRNQVNKSLSYYVSGNISKAKTIIDFSGEALGLPEWDVNRYNGLGPNIDRFYKSLGLFQSQAEIDVWTLDQDGQKNKTIKPGDVKYADLNGDGVLDSKDVYVVDNTYIPIVNYGINLGLSYKRLSLDMAFVGIADYTNNNLKQTWANFDERQLDRWSVDNPNASWPRLSNSSNNSLKSDFYGMDGSYLRLRSAQLTYSVPAKFISRLGIDAFSVYVQGGNLLTFSKVKFMDPETIATSYYGPQKTFAMGLNLKF; encoded by the coding sequence ATGAAACGAAAATTACCTAAACTATCATTAGTTCTTGCTTCGCTGAGCCTGGTCTGGGAGCCAGGCTTAGCACAAGATGCAATGAGTAAATCATTCACATCTAAAGGTGTATCTGAAACTGCTTCAACTCAGGTACAACGAGAGCCATTGCAAACTGTTTTTAAAGAATTAGAGAATTACTTTAAGGTCAATATCATCTTCGAAGACAACTCCATAAAGGGGCAATTTACCTTTGTTGAGATGAATGACCTTAAGCAACTTACAATTGATGAAGCATTAGCGCAAATTGTTAAACCTTTAAATTTGGTTTACAAAAAAATTGATGATAAAAACTTTATTATCAAACAAAAAGGTAAAAAAGTTGAAGTGTTTTCTGAGTTATCAATTAAATCAGAAATAGTAAGTGATTCAACCCATTTGCAGGTAAAAGGGCGCATCTTAGATGCTTCAACCTCAGAACCTTTACCAGGTGTAACCATTCAATTAAAAGGTTCATCCAAAGGAGCAATGACTGATACAAATGGTGATTATGCGATTAATATTCCAAGTGAACGAAGCATTCTGGTGTTTTCTTTTTTGGGATTCAAATCAAAGGAAGTGACCGTTGGTCAAAGCAGCACGATCAATCTTGCCCTTGAAATGGATTCTCATGTGTTAAATGAGGTGCAAGTGGTAGAGGTGGGTTATGGAACTCAGAAGAAAGAAGCTGTTGCAGGCTCGGTAGCCACTATTTCTAATAAACAGGTACAGCAAATGCCAAGCATCAATCTTAGTACAGCCTTAACGGGAAACACACCGGGATTAATTGTTAGACAGCGAAACGGAACGCCTGATAGTAAAAACGAAACCAGTACGGTTTTAATAAGAACCACATCAGCTTCAGGATATCCGTTAATTGTAGTTGACGGTATTCCAAGAACCTCTGCTACTTCCAGCAACCAGGTCGGCCTTGACAATATTGATCCCAGTGATGTTGAAAGTGTTACTGTGCTTAAAGATATTGCTTCTACTGCTGTATATGGTGCGCGCGGGGCTAACGGAGTTATACTAATTACTACCAAACGAGGTAAAGAGAGTCCGACAAAATTCAATTTTAGCACTGCGGCTACATTCTCAAAGCCGACAATGTATCCGAAGTTTGTAAATGGGTATATGCAGGCTTTGCTGGAAAATGAGCGGGCTACAAACAGTGGTTCAGCCGTTCCTTATTCCGATGCTGATCTTGAAATCATTAAAAATAACTCAAACCCTGACAGATATGGACAAACCAATTGGGCAGAACAAGGGTTAAAAGAATTTTCAAATGGCCAAAACTATAACCTAAATGTTTCCGGTGGTACAGATAAGGTTAAGTATTATTTAGCCGGCGGATTAAACCAACAAAAATCAATTCTTAAAATCGATAATGACTTTAAGCGATATACTTTCATCTCTAATCTGGATGCTAAAATCGCCAAAAACCTGAATGTTTCGGCAGATATTAACTATCGGTCCGAAAATTCTAATGCTCCTTATGCAGGCTACACTTCGTTGTATTCATCGTTGTTTAACCAAAGTCCATTGCAACCGGTTACTTTCAGCAATGGCCTGCCTGCTGCATTTCTTACATCGGCTTCTAACCCAATTTATCAGGCACAAAATGGAGGTTACCGACTTGCTGAGAATAATTACTTTACCGGACGTTTTAAGGCAAAGCTGATCATTCCGTTTGTAAAGGGTTTATCAGCAGAAGGTTTGGCATCTATTGATCGTTCTAACTTGTTCGGAAAAGATTTCTCTACACCTTACAAATTATACAGGGCAGATGCGAACGGAAATTATAACCCTGTAACAGGTGTCGATTCTAAAGGTAATGACCTAAAACCAACCCTGAATGAATCGATTACAAAAGCTAACTACATCACCATGAACTTCAGTTTGAATTATGCTCGGGCCTTTGGTAAGCATAATTTGGGTGGTTTGTTTTTGTATGAATCAACAGAAACCAAAACAGATGCTATGTCTGCTGGGAGAACGAATATTTTCTCCAATAACTCCGATCAATTGTTTGCAGGCGATGCGTCTATTACTAATAATGGAACTGCTAGTGAGTCGGGCCGTGTTGGTTATGTGGGACGCTTAAATTATAGTTATTCTGGTAAGTATTACCTGGAAGGAAGTTTCCGGTATGAGGCTTCTACTAATTTTCCTATTGACCATCGGTGGGGTTTCTTTCCGTCTGTATCAGGAGCATGGAGAATTTCGGAAGAAGGATTTATTAAGAATAAGCTTTCATTCCTGAATGACTTAAAACTACGCGCCTCTTACGGGATGGCAGGTGATGAGAATGGAGCCGGTTTTGCTTCTTACCTGGCGGCTTATTCGGTTTCCAGCAATGCAACAAATAGCAACACAGGAGCCAATGGCTATATCTGGAATAATTCTTATACCTCGTCCGTTTATGCCGGTATATCTTCTATCAATCCAAATTTTACCTGGGCCAAAGTACGTTCATACAACTTGGGTTTAGACTTTGACTTGTGGAAGGGTATGTTAAGTGGGGTGGTGGATGTGTACCATAAAGAAGCATATGATTTATTAACGCCAATGTTTAGCACTAGCGCTACTGCTCCATTATCGTTTGGGGCTACTGCTCCTAAACAAAATGAGGGAAAAAATCATACCAATGGTATAGAGCTTACCTTAACGCATAGAAATCAGGTTAATAAGAGCCTGAGTTATTATGTAAGCGGTAATATTTCAAAGGCAAAAACCATAATTGATTTTTCGGGGGAAGCTCTGGGATTGCCTGAATGGGATGTAAACAGATACAATGGGCTTGGTCCAAACATAGACAGATTTTATAAATCTTTGGGCTTATTTCAATCACAGGCAGAAATTGATGTATGGACATTAGATCAGGATGGACAAAAAAATAAAACAATTAAGCCTGGAGATGTAAAGTACGCCGACTTAAATGGTGATGGTGTTTTAGATTCAAAGGATGTGTATGTTGTTGATAATACCTATATTCCAATTGTTAACTATGGTATTAATTTAGGCTTATCGTATAAGAGATTGTCATTAGATATGGCTTTTGTGGGTATAGCCGATTATACTAATAACAATCTAAAGCAAACCTGGGCCAATTTTGACGAACGTCAATTAGACAGATGGTCTGTTGATAATCCTAATGCTTCATGGCCACGCTTAAGTAATTCTTCCAACAACAGCTTGAAATCTGATTTTTATGGGATGGATGGCTCCTACTTGCGATTAAGAAGTGCTCAATTAACTTATTCAGTTCCTGCAAAATTTATTAGTCGCTTAGGTATTGATGCGTTTTCTGTTTATGTGCAGGGAGGTAACCTGTTAACCTTCTCAAAGGTGAAATTTATGGATCCTGAAACAATTGCCACTAGTTATTACGGTCCGCAAAAAACATTTGCCATGGGTTTAAATCTTAAGTTTTAA
- a CDS encoding FecR family protein has protein sequence MSSSKSNSFKNKAEELILDESFIRWVKFGLPEDNRKWENALVQQPDLKNVFAEARLWILEMGFESAVPENSEEIAFYQRLRASIDNTQAINVRRMIPQWLRIAATLTGAIVSLLAAYWALNYYSFKHITTGNGEIVRILLPDSSEVILNANTKVKYERKWNENEPRELWIEGEGFFNIRHINKDQTHIKNSERFIVHTSDLNIQVLGTSFNVNTRRNKTKVVLSAGKIQLSLKDNSKAPIVMVPGDAITYSQQQKAIVKNKSVLNPSVSSAWKEHRLIFVQSNIKEIAEQIEDNLGYTVKINAPSLNNRTISGSVATSNEDVLFKVLADLLNVDIKKDPQNKIILIQEKK, from the coding sequence ATGAGTAGTAGTAAATCAAATAGTTTTAAGAACAAGGCTGAGGAATTAATTCTTGATGAATCATTTATCCGTTGGGTGAAGTTTGGGTTACCGGAAGATAATCGTAAATGGGAAAATGCATTAGTTCAGCAACCTGATTTGAAAAATGTTTTTGCTGAAGCTCGTTTGTGGATATTGGAAATGGGGTTTGAGTCTGCTGTACCGGAAAATTCTGAAGAAATAGCTTTTTATCAACGACTTCGTGCTTCAATAGATAATACCCAAGCAATCAATGTTCGTAGAATGATTCCTCAATGGTTACGCATAGCGGCAACATTAACGGGAGCAATTGTGAGTTTGCTGGCAGCTTATTGGGCACTTAATTACTACAGCTTTAAACATATTACTACCGGAAACGGTGAAATTGTCAGGATACTTTTGCCTGACAGTTCGGAAGTTATCCTGAATGCAAATACAAAAGTTAAGTATGAGCGTAAGTGGAATGAGAACGAACCCCGAGAATTATGGATCGAAGGAGAAGGGTTCTTCAATATCAGGCATATTAATAAAGACCAGACTCACATTAAGAACAGTGAACGTTTTATTGTTCACACTTCCGACCTGAATATTCAGGTTTTAGGGACATCATTCAATGTAAATACACGACGAAACAAAACCAAAGTTGTTTTGTCGGCTGGTAAAATTCAGCTTAGTTTAAAAGATAACAGCAAGGCGCCAATTGTAATGGTACCTGGAGATGCCATTACCTATTCTCAACAACAAAAAGCAATTGTTAAAAATAAGAGTGTCCTAAATCCGTCTGTTTCATCAGCCTGGAAAGAGCACCGCTTGATATTTGTACAAAGCAATATCAAGGAAATAGCCGAACAGATTGAAGATAATTTAGGCTACACTGTAAAAATCAATGCACCGTCTCTTAATAACAGAACCATCTCCGGTTCGGTTGCCACTAGCAATGAAGATGTATTATTCAAAGTTTTAGCTGATCTGCTAAATGTTGACATTAAAAAAGATCCACAAAATAAAATAATCCTAATCCAAGAGAAAAAGTAA
- a CDS encoding RNA polymerase sigma factor gives MAVADNIKKVGINETDLWAAFKEGDVNAYEQIYTIYYRQLYNYAHKYSSDKELINDLIHDLFIKIWSNKLSLGNPPSVKNYLFKSFRSHLFNHLRDTKDHASGTAEELESLNVFTLEVKPSPEADLIAREKAHHVNRLISNAIGQLTDRQREAIYLKYYEGFSYPEIAEIMGLSVKAAYKLIARAITALREHAGNRPVILFLAMFRRIIV, from the coding sequence ATGGCTGTTGCTGATAATATTAAAAAAGTAGGTATAAATGAAACCGATTTATGGGCTGCCTTTAAAGAAGGTGATGTTAACGCCTATGAACAAATTTACACTATATATTATCGTCAACTATATAATTATGCTCATAAATATAGCTCCGACAAGGAGTTGATCAATGATTTAATCCATGACCTTTTTATTAAAATCTGGAGCAATAAATTATCACTTGGTAATCCTCCTTCCGTAAAGAACTATCTATTTAAATCTTTTCGAAGCCATTTGTTTAATCACCTCCGTGATACAAAAGATCATGCGTCCGGAACTGCAGAAGAGCTGGAATCACTTAATGTATTTACATTAGAAGTAAAACCCAGTCCTGAAGCAGATTTGATTGCACGTGAAAAAGCTCATCATGTCAACCGACTTATCAGCAATGCGATTGGCCAGTTAACAGATCGTCAGCGAGAAGCCATTTATTTAAAATATTACGAAGGATTTTCATACCCTGAAATCGCAGAGATTATGGGACTAAGCGTTAAAGCCGCTTATAAATTAATAGCACGCGCAATAACTGCACTTCGTGAACATGCCGGCAACCGGCCAGTAATATTGTTCCTTGCTATGTTCAGAAGGATTATTGTGTGA
- a CDS encoding cold-shock protein — protein sequence MQTGVVKFFNSTIGFGFIKHDDSNNETFVHVSGLIDEIKENDRVQFELERGKKGMNAVNVKVI from the coding sequence ATGCAAACAGGAGTAGTAAAATTCTTTAATTCAACCATAGGTTTTGGTTTCATTAAACACGACGACTCAAACAATGAGACCTTTGTTCACGTAAGTGGCCTTATCGATGAAATTAAAGAAAACGACCGCGTTCAATTTGAACTGGAAAGAGGTAAAAAAGGCATGAATGCAGTTAACGTAAAAGTTATCTAA
- a CDS encoding OstA-like protein, with product MKSRRLFLFIIFILSGLSVFAQKKTTKVQIENSDDAQFFVNTGVSHFVGNCKFRHENAVMFCDSADYFEKENRLNAFGNVRIVQADTITVTSKSLKYDGNSRRAELFENVTLTDGKAVLTTDYLNYDMVTRVGMYPNGGKITNKENILTSKTGYYYVGSKDAFFRYNVKVNTPQAEITSDTLKYNTNTRFAYFFGPTRIKGKDDFLYTENGWYNTATDQAQFSKNSYYESGSKTLKGDSLYYDRRLGYGKAVRHVVFVDTAEKIILTGDYGQHNKPTETTFVTGRALLTVVQEKDSLYMTADTLKTIMPQPLNKRLASAPLKKDSGVVNGVVDSIKIKTAKNNLPPTGPGITEPMRTVKPVQDTTKQELLTAEPDSIINLKPDSLKIVKVDSIPRRILYAYRNVRIFKSDLQAVADSLVYTYADSTMRCYKSPAVWTQGSQMTANQIDIELKNKKIDRMKLNASAFIASTEGDSTLFNQISGRNMVGLFKDNKLSRLTVLGNGESIYYPKEDSVSYTGMNRALCSNMLLTFKDNKIGTVRMDKDVEGALHPLDKIPEGEDKLKGFNWRAEERPVSKEDIYRKVAIKTIPQDEQSKGGRKVQHANPPEKTVVPKSPGLPKKQPAQKKKL from the coding sequence ATGAAATCCAGACGACTATTTCTATTTATCATATTTATTTTAAGCGGGTTAAGCGTTTTTGCACAAAAGAAAACTACTAAAGTTCAGATTGAGAACTCAGATGATGCTCAGTTTTTCGTGAATACAGGTGTTTCTCATTTTGTTGGTAACTGTAAATTCAGACATGAAAATGCAGTCATGTTTTGTGATAGCGCCGACTACTTTGAAAAAGAAAATCGTTTAAATGCTTTTGGTAATGTTCGTATTGTGCAGGCAGATACTATTACGGTAACCTCTAAAAGCTTAAAATATGATGGAAATTCTCGTAGAGCTGAACTTTTTGAAAACGTGACCCTTACTGATGGAAAGGCTGTACTTACTACCGACTATTTAAATTATGATATGGTTACCCGTGTTGGTATGTATCCCAATGGTGGAAAGATTACCAATAAGGAAAACATTCTTACCAGTAAAACCGGCTATTATTATGTAGGCTCTAAGGATGCTTTTTTTCGCTATAATGTCAAAGTGAATACACCTCAGGCAGAAATAACAAGTGATACACTTAAGTATAACACTAATACCCGTTTTGCTTACTTTTTTGGTCCGACAAGGATAAAAGGAAAAGATGATTTCCTTTATACTGAAAATGGATGGTATAATACCGCTACTGACCAGGCTCAATTCAGTAAGAATTCTTATTACGAATCGGGTTCAAAAACACTAAAAGGAGATAGTCTTTATTACGACAGGAGGTTGGGTTATGGCAAGGCAGTACGCCATGTGGTGTTTGTTGATACTGCGGAGAAGATAATCCTTACCGGCGATTATGGTCAACATAACAAGCCTACGGAAACCACATTTGTTACTGGAAGAGCTCTTTTAACTGTCGTACAGGAAAAGGATTCATTATACATGACTGCCGATACACTCAAGACAATAATGCCCCAGCCCTTGAATAAAAGGCTGGCAAGTGCTCCCTTGAAAAAAGATTCAGGAGTAGTTAACGGAGTAGTAGATAGCATAAAAATTAAAACCGCAAAAAATAACCTGCCTCCAACAGGACCAGGTATAACAGAACCTATGCGAACTGTTAAGCCAGTGCAGGACACTACTAAACAAGAACTGCTAACAGCTGAACCCGATAGCATTATTAATCTTAAACCCGACAGCCTGAAAATTGTTAAAGTTGATTCAATTCCGCGACGGATTTTATATGCATACCGAAATGTGCGAATTTTTAAATCTGACCTGCAAGCTGTCGCCGACTCATTAGTATATACATATGCCGATTCAACCATGCGTTGTTATAAGTCGCCTGCTGTATGGACACAAGGCTCGCAAATGACGGCAAATCAGATCGATATTGAGCTGAAAAATAAGAAGATCGACAGAATGAAGCTGAATGCTTCGGCATTTATTGCTAGTACTGAAGGAGATTCAACTTTATTCAATCAGATCAGTGGCAGAAATATGGTGGGGTTATTTAAAGACAATAAGCTTTCGCGTTTAACGGTTTTAGGTAATGGAGAGAGTATTTATTATCCAAAAGAAGATTCTGTTTCTTACACAGGAATGAACCGAGCACTCTGCAGTAATATGTTGTTAACATTTAAAGATAACAAAATCGGTACGGTGCGGATGGATAAGGATGTTGAAGGCGCTTTACATCCGCTTGATAAAATTCCTGAAGGGGAGGATAAATTAAAGGGATTTAATTGGAGGGCAGAAGAACGTCCTGTTTCTAAGGAAGATATTTATAGGAAGGTTGCTATAAAAACGATTCCTCAGGATGAACAATCTAAAGGAGGACGAAAAGTTCAGCACGCTAATCCACCAGAAAAAACAGTTGTACCAAAGTCTCCTGGATTGCCTAAGAAACAACCAGCACAAAAGAAGAAATTATAA
- the tilS gene encoding tRNA lysidine(34) synthetase TilS — protein sequence MYKISDFLLPFKNFVNVQQLFGADNRILLAVSGGIDSVVMAHLFSAAGFNIGIAHCNFQLRENDADLDSAFVSELASHLKVPFHHVKFKTTTYAEEKKISIQMAARDLRYRWLRKIKEEFGYDQIAVAHHKSDTVETVLINMLRGTGIAGLHGILPKRDDIIRPLLYLTREDIEHIANICKITYREDLSNRSSKYLRNKLRNEVIPILKEINPDLEQTFAQTIEYVKESEELVNQYLEEKKAELFHDRQSEQLISIEKLNEQKHMQALLYGLLKSYNFSASTVAEIIGALNAQPGKQFLSSTHKIVKDRKHLILSSITNQEDAISMESLFIERIEPNKSFGIPFSNKIGCFDYEKLKLPLEVRTWQPGDSFIPLGMKSKKKLSDFLIDLKIPLNEKEKVKVVLSGSEIIWVAGYRINDRYKITPETKKIYILEFKN from the coding sequence ATGTATAAAATTTCGGACTTCCTACTACCGTTCAAAAACTTTGTGAATGTTCAGCAACTTTTTGGCGCTGACAACAGAATTTTACTTGCTGTTAGTGGTGGTATAGATTCTGTGGTGATGGCACATTTATTTTCCGCAGCAGGTTTCAATATCGGAATCGCACACTGCAACTTTCAGTTAAGAGAAAATGATGCTGATCTGGATTCGGCATTTGTCTCTGAACTTGCATCTCATTTGAAAGTTCCTTTTCACCATGTAAAATTTAAAACAACCACTTATGCTGAGGAAAAGAAAATTTCGATTCAGATGGCGGCTAGGGACTTACGTTATAGATGGCTTCGAAAAATTAAAGAGGAATTTGGTTATGATCAGATTGCAGTTGCTCACCATAAAAGTGATACAGTTGAAACAGTTTTGATCAATATGCTTCGTGGAACAGGTATTGCGGGTTTACATGGCATTTTGCCAAAACGAGATGATATTATAAGACCTTTATTATACCTTACACGTGAAGATATTGAACATATCGCCAACATTTGTAAGATTACTTACAGGGAAGACCTTTCTAACCGTTCCTCCAAATACCTTAGAAACAAATTAAGAAATGAAGTTATTCCAATTCTAAAAGAAATTAATCCCGACCTGGAACAAACATTTGCTCAAACAATTGAGTATGTTAAAGAAAGTGAGGAGTTGGTAAATCAATACCTGGAAGAGAAAAAAGCCGAGTTGTTTCATGATAGACAATCAGAACAACTTATCAGTATAGAAAAGCTTAATGAACAAAAACATATGCAGGCTCTTTTGTACGGATTACTAAAATCATACAATTTTTCTGCCTCTACTGTTGCTGAAATTATTGGTGCATTGAATGCCCAACCCGGTAAACAGTTCTTATCTTCCACTCATAAAATTGTTAAAGACCGAAAGCATTTAATTTTATCGTCAATAACAAATCAGGAAGATGCCATTAGTATGGAAAGTTTGTTTATTGAACGAATTGAGCCCAATAAATCATTCGGGATACCTTTCAGTAATAAAATTGGCTGTTTTGATTACGAGAAATTAAAATTACCTCTCGAAGTAAGAACCTGGCAACCGGGAGATAGTTTTATCCCACTGGGAATGAAGAGCAAGAAAAAATTGAGTGATTTTTTAATTGATTTGAAAATTCCACTCAATGAAAAAGAAAAAGTGAAGGTTGTATTGTCGGGCTCCGAAATTATATGGGTTGCCGGATACAGAATAAACGACCGATATAAAATAACGCCCGAAACCAAAAAAATTTATATTTTGGAGTTCAAAAATTAG